A stretch of DNA from Streptomyces gobiensis:
CCGACCGGCGGGCTCAGCAAGGAGGCGGGCGACGCCCTCTCCGATGAGGTCGCCAAGGGCGATGTGACGGTCAATCTGGAGCTCATCGAGTTCCAGGAGGACCGCAGGACGCCCAACGTCATCGCCGAGACCCGCGGTGGTGACCCGGACAACGTGGTCATGCTCGGCGCCCACCTCGACTCGGTCGCGGACGGCCCCGGCATCAACGACAACGGCTCCGGCTCGGCCGGCATCCTGGAGTCCGCGCTGCAGTTCGCCAAGGCCACCAAGCAGTGGCACGGCAAGCACCACAAGCAGCCCGCGAACAAGGTGCGCTTCGCGCTGTGGACCGCCGAGGAGGTGGGCCTGCAGGGATCGACGTACTACGTCGAGAACCTCTCCGAGAAGGAGCGCGAGCAGATCTCGCTGTACCTCAACTTCGACATGATCGCCTCGCCGAACTACGGCCTCTTCGTCTATGACGGCGATGGCTCCGAGGGACTGTCCGACCCGGGCCCGGAGGGCTCGTCCCAGATCGAGTACGGCATCAATGAGTTCATGAAGTCGCAGGGCCACCAGCCGCGTGGCACCGCCTTCAGCGGCCGCTCGGACTACGGTCCGTTCATCGAGGTCGGCATCCCCGCAGGCGGCACCTTCACCGGTGCCGAGGGGATCAAGACCGAGGAGCAGGTCAAGCTGTGGGGCGGCCAGGCCGGGGTGGCGTACGACGAGAACTACCACCAGGCCGGTGACGACATCACCAACCTCGACATGTTCGCGTTCGACGCCAACATCAAGGTGATCGCCAACGCGGTCGGTAACTACGCCTGGGACACCAGCTCCCTGAACCAGCCGGTGCCGGACTACGACCAGCCCAAGGGCGGCACGGACAGCGGTGGCGGTCTGCACGAGGACCACGGCCACGAGGTCACCGCATAACAGGCACGCGGAGCGTGTGAAGCATGAGCACGCGAAGCATGTGAAACAGAGGAAACGCGCGCAGGCGCTGAGCCACTCCCCCGGCTCAGCGCCTGTGGTGTGCCGGGCGGAGAGGAGACAGACACCCTTCTTTCGAGCGAATGAGCCGCCCCGAGCAGAGCTCTCCCATGCCCCGTATCGAGTGAGAGGAGAGGTTATGTCCCGTCGCCACGAGGCTGCGCCCGGAGCCGCTCGCCCGGTAGGCTTTCCGTGTGATCTTCAAGCGAATCGGAAACGGTCGGCCGTACCCTGACCACGGCCGGGAAAGCACCCGCCAGTGGGCGGATGTTGCCCCACGCCCGGTGCGCCTTGACCAGCTCGTCACCACCAAGGGCCAGCTCGATCTGGAAACCCTGCTCGCCGAGGACTCGACGTTCTACGGCGATCTCTTCGCGCATGTCGTGAAGTGGCAGGGTGACCTCTATTTGGAGGACGGGCTGCACCGGGCCGTACGGGCCGCGCTGCAGCAGCGCCAGGTGCTGCACGCACGGGTTCTTGAGCTGGACTGAGCCCAGCATGCGGCCCAGCCCGCTTTGACCCTTTTGGGTTGGGCTGCCCGGCACCCATTGATCATCTAGTAGGCAGCACCCGGTCCCCGGGCTACGCTGCGCTCATGAGCATGCTGACGCCCCCTGGCATGGGCGGTAAGTACCGCGTCACGGGTGACCGCTATCCCCGTATGCGACGGCCCCGAAGCCGCCGCAGAATCGTTCTTGGCGCCATCGCCACGGTCTCCGCGCTGAGCCTGATCGCGTGGGGGACGCTGCAGCTCATCAGCGTCTTCGGCGGAGACGACGAGAAGAGGGTGAGCGCCAAGCGGAACCGCGGCGACTGCAAGCCCCCGGACGAGCCGGAACCGAGGAAGCTCCCCCAGCCGTCGACGATCACCGTCAATGTCTATAACGCCACGCCACGCAGCGGTCTCGCCAAAGACACCGCGGAAGAGCTGAAGAAACGCGGCTTCAAGATCGGTGAGATCGACAACGCCCCGCCCGAGTTCGACAAGAAGGTCAAGGCGACCGGTCTGCTCCTGGGCACGCCCAAGGCGAAGAAGAGTGGCCACCTGATGGTCCTGGGCGCGCATCTCGCCAAGGCGCAGACCAAGACGGACAAGGCCCGGGAGGGCAAGGCCGCGAAGAGTGTCGACCTGATCATCGGGAGCGGCTACAAGGACCTGACGCAACGACGAGAGGCCAAGAAGGTCCTGGCCGCCCTGGCCAGCCCCTCCCCCAAGCCATCCGCTGCGCCCTGCTGAGACCGGGCGGGGCTACCCCGCCGTGCCGTACATACGGTCACCCGCGTCGCCCAGGCCCGGCACGATGTAGCCGACCTCGTTCAGCCGCTCATCGACGGCCGCCGTCACCACCGTGACCGGCGTCCCCGCCAGCTCCCGCTCCATCAGCTCGACCCCCTCGGGGGCGGCCAGCAGACAGATCGCGGTGACATCATCCGCACCCCGTGCGATGAGCTCCTTGATCGCCGCCACCAGCGTGCCACCCGTGGCCAGCATCGGGTCCAGCACGTAGACCTGCCGCGCGGAGAGGTCATCCGGCATCCGCGTCGCGTAGGTCGACGCCTGCAGCGTCTGCTCGTCGCGGATCATGCCCAGGAACCCCACCTCGGCGGTCGGCAGCAGCCGCATCATGCCGTCCAGCATCCCGAGCCCGGCCCGCAGGATCGGCACCACCAGCGGACGCGGGTGCGACAGACGTACGCCCGTCGTCGCCGTGACCGGGGTCTTGATGTCGACCAGGTCCGTACGCACATCGCGCGTGGCCTCATACGCGAGCAGGGTCACCAGCTCGTCGGCGAGCCGCCGGAAGGTGGGAGAGTCGGTGCGCTCATCGCGCAGCGTGGTGAGTTTGTGCGCCACCAGCGGGTGGTCGACGACGTGGGTCCGCATGCCTCGACAGTATCCGAGAACGCTGTGACCAGGGCCCACGCGGGGGTGGCGGGAATAGGGCAGCCCGGGGGAGAGTAGGGGCACAGGCCGGAGGTGAGGCCATATGTCCGACCCGGACAGCCGCCGTGAGGAGATCGGCGAGGAGTTCGTCGACGCGGATCGCCGACGCCGGCGCGCGCTCTTTCTGCGCGAGCTGAGCGAGGCCAGGGCGCTGCGCGAGCGAGTACGGCCGCGCCGGGCGCGTGCCGCCCGGATGCGGCAGCAGATGCGGATGCGGACCTTCCGTTGGTGACGTGCACCCGGTCGATCCGCAAACACCTGCCCGACGCATAGCGGAAGACCCCTCACCGAGCGCCTGTTTCTGTCACGATTCCGAGTGAGCGGGGCGTCGCCCCACTTGAGCACTCGGAACGCCGGATACCAGTGGGAGAGTCACGGTGTACTTCGCCGCACTGCTCGCGCGCACCGAAGAAGGTTGGGAAGCGAGCGACACGGAACTCGACGAAGTGGAGACCTTCGCCGATCTCACCGAGCTGGCCCGTGAGGCCGCGGACGGGGACGATACGGTGCTGGTCTGCATTGAACAGGAAGGCGCATGGTTCGGTGTCGTCCGCGTGGACGGCGAGGACGACCCCCGGATCTATGTCTCCAGCGCGGCGGCCGCCGCCCGTAGCGCGTACGGCGAGATTCTGCTCACCGACGAGCTGCTGGGCCGCGTCCCCGAAGCCCCGGAAGACCTCGACAGCCTCGTCGACCTCGATGGCACGGAGGACGGCGAACCGGAGCCGGACGGCGACGACGCCGCGCCCGAGCCCGACGCCCAGGCGATGCCCGAGGGCCCGGTCGGGGACCCCGGACTCCTTACCGACCTCGGCATGGACGAGAAGGTAGTCCTCTCGCTGGACGCGGAGGACGCCCTCAACGAGATCGCCGATGTGCTGGGCTGTACGGATGTGCTGGAGGCGGTCCGGTAGAGCCGCATGGGGAAGGGCCACACTGGGGGCATGGCAGACCCCCTGCGTGACCCCTGGCTGGATCCGATGCGGCTTGCCCTGACCGAGGCCGTACGGGCCACGGAGACGGGCGATGTACCGGTCGGCGCGTTGGTGCTCGGGCCGACCGGCGCGGTGCTGGGGCGTGGGCGCAACGAACGGGAGGCGACCGGCGACCCGACGGCGCACGCCGAGGTGGTCGCGGTCCGCGAGGCCGCGCGGTCGGTCGGTCAGTGGCGGCTGTCCGGCTGCACCCTGGTGGTCACCCTGGAGCCGTGCACCATGTGTGCGGGCGCCATCGTGCTCTCCCGGCTCGACCGGGTCGTGTACGGCGCCACCGACCCCAAGGCGGGCGCGGCCGGGTCGCTGTGGGACGTCATCCGGGACCGCCGGCTCAACCACCGGCCCGAGGTGATCGCCGGGGTCCTCCCCGGCGAGTGCGGCCGTCTGCTGACCGAGTTCTTCCGGGCAACCGGCCCGGATACCGATTTCGGGGCACGGCCCCCGGTGGGCTAAGCTTCCTCTCGGTAGCGTGTCCGAGCGGCCGAAGGAGCTCGCCTCGAAAGCGAGTGAGGGGGCAACTCCTCCGTGGGTTCAAATCCCACCGCTACCGCTTCATACGAAGGGGCCCACCCGGACTGATCCGGGTGGGCCCCTTCGGTATGTACGCGCGATGGCTGCCTGCCAGTTCTGGCGCACTTAATGTCCATCCTGCGCGCGTTTGCGCACGAAATCGACTGGCAAAGGGCCTTAGCTGTCAGGCCTTTGATCTATAACGACCCGATCAGGTTATAGCCATGGCCGGATAGACTCGCGACCGCACCGGCGCCCGGACCCAGGGACATGCCCAGGGATATCCGGCAGGCAGCAGGCAGTAGGTGGCAGGCAGCAAGCAGGCAGCAGCCATGGAAGGCAGATGACAGTGGACATAAAGAAGATCGCGATCTACGCCCTCGTCGTCTTCGTCCTGTACACGGTCATCACTTCCCCCCAGCGCTCCGCCGAACTGGTAGGGGTCGGCTTCGAGGGCATCTCCACTGCCGCGAAGGGCGTCGGCGAGTTTATGACGGAGCTGGTCAATTAGCTCAACTGACTCAGCTGAACGGGCTTCCACCGAACGGCCCCCGCCGGAGGCGGGGGCCGTTCACTTGTTCAACTCACCACCAACACGGAGATATACGATGCTTGCACACAGTGGACAGGAATTGTGATGCTATGACCGCTTTGGCCGGGATGCGTGGACCGTGAAGGGGATGGTCGGAGGTGGCGGCGACTCAGACCCGCGAGAGCCGGAGCGCGCAGACCCGAGCACTGACCCAGCTGCTGTTCGAGCAGTTGACCGAGCAGCGACCCGGCACGGCCGAGCACTCCCGGGTACGCGGCGCGCTCATCGAGGCGAACCTCCCGCTGGTCCGCTATGTCGCCAGCCGCTTCCGCAGCCGCAATGAGCCGATGGAGGACATCGTCCAGGTCGGCACCATCGGCCTGATCAACGCCATCGACCGCTTCGACCCCAAGCGCGGCGTGCAGTTCCCCACCTTCGCGATGCCGACGATCATCGGCGAGATCCGCCGCTACTTCCGCGACAATGTGCGCACCGTCCACGTCCCCCGGCGGCTGCACGAGATGTGGGTGCAGGTGAGCGGGGCGACCGAGGATCTGACCGTGCTGCACGGCCGTACCCCCACCACGGCCGAGATCGCCGAGCGGCTGAAGGTCACCGAGGAGGAGGTGCTGGCCTGTGTCGAGGCCGGACGCGCCTACCGGGCAACTTCGTTGGAGGCGGCGCAGGAGCGCGAGGACGGGATGCCCGGGATCATCGACCGGCTCGGCTATGAGGACCCGGCGCTGGACGGCGTCGAGCACCGGGACCTCGTACGGCATCTGCTCGTCCAGCTCCCCGAGCGGGAGCAGCGGATCCTGCTGCTTCGCTACTACAGCAATCTGACCCAGTCGCAGATCAGTGCCGAGCTCGGGGTCTCGCAGATGCATGTGTCCCGGCTGCTGTCCCGGAGCTTCGCCCGTCTGCGTGCCGCAAATCCCAGCGAGGCGTAACCGGTTCGAGTGAACCTCGGACGCGCTAACACATTCCCAGCTGTGCAAATTTATCGACATGGCGCTACGTCGCGTTGCTGACTTGTGACATTCTGCAAGAACTGCGTTTGCCGCAGCGGCGCCGCCGGTATTCAGGTGGAGGTGCTGTCCTCATCCCGAGGGCGGCCGCTGCGACCCGTCCGCGACCTCAAGGGGGTGGCATGTCCGTAGAACTGGGCAGCTCGAAGGTGCTCACCGACGTGATCAAGACCGACGCACCGCACAGCGACTCAGGGGATCCCGGGCTCACCGAGCTCTCCAGGCTTCCCGCAGACTGCGACGCCATCGACACCCGCACCCTCTCCCGCTCCCTCTTCCTGCGGCTAGCCGCACTCGACAAGGACAGTCCGGAGCGCACATATGTCCGGGACACGCTCATTGAGCTCAATCTCCCGCTTGTGCGCTACGCGGCTGCCCGCTTCCGCAGTCGCAACGAGCCGATGGAGGACATCGTCCAAGTCGGCACCATTGGTCTGATCAAGGCGATCGACCGGTTCGACTGTGAACGTGGCGTGGAGTTCCCGACCTTCGCGATGCCGACGGTAGTCGGCGAGATCAAGCGGTTCTTCCGGGACACCTCTTGGTCCGTGCGGGTGCCCCGCAGGCTCCAGGAGCTACGGCTGGCACTCACCAAGGCCAGTGATGACCTCGCTCAGAAACTTGACCGATCACCGACCGTACCCGAACTCGCCGCCTGCCTCGGAGTGTCCGAGGAGGACGTCGTCGACGGGCTGGCCGTGGGAAACGCCTACACCGCCAGCTCGCTCGACTCACCCTCGCTGGAGGAGGACGGCAACGAGGGCTCCCTGGCCGACCGGCTCGGCTATGAAGACAGCGCGCTGGAGGGCGTGGAGTACCGCGAGTCGCTGAAGCCACTGCTGGCCAAACTGCCCGCGCGCGAGCGGCAGATCATCATGTTGCGCTTCTTCGGCAATATGACCCAGTCGCAGATCGGGGAGGAGGTCGGCATCTCCCAGATGCATGTCTCGCGACTGCTCACCCGCACCCTGGCACAGCTACGGGAGGGCCTTATCGCAGAGGAGTGACCGGCCCGAGGGGGATCGTGAGTCATCACGCGTGGGGTTCACAACTGACGCTACGTCAGCAACACTGCACGGATGCGATGGACGCTGACATCGACCCGCCGAGGCGGCACAGCCGCCTCGGCGGCCGTGCTGTGTCTCGGGGCGCTGCTGGCAGGCTGCGGCAGCGGGAGCGGCGACGACGGCTTTCTCGCGGTCGGTGCCGTCGGTCCCGAGGGCGAGGCGGGCAGCAGCCAGCCGGTGCCGCCCAAGGGCAGCGTCAAGCTGTTTCCCCTGGCGGACGAGAAGGCCGGGGGCAGGAAGCCGGACAACGGCAAGAGCGGCGAGCGGACTCAGCGCGCCGACCCGTCGTCCCCCACACCCGGCAGCGGCGCCACGGACCGCACCGGCCGCACCGACGGTACGGACGGGACGGGCGGTACAGGCGCTAAGGGCGGGACGGAGCCGCCCGCGCCTCCTGTCTCCCCCGACTCCCCCGACACCCCTGCACGGCCGCCCAGCCCGCCGCCCAGCCCGCCGCCCAGCCCGCCGACTGGGCCCGCCAAGCTGGTGGTCAGCGAACCAGGGCTCGCCGCGGCTGACAAACGGTGGTGCGAGAAGGTGACCCTGGGGTTCCGTAACACCGGTGGAAAGCCGGTGACTTCGGGCACCGTCACCTTCGGCACACATATCATCGGAGCACTCGGCGTCGACTGGGCGACAGTCGAGACCCAGCGACCGCTCCCGGTACCGATCAGGCCCGGTGAGAAGACCGAGAAGACCTGGACCATCTGTGTGGACGCCTGGCGGGTGCCGCTGGGCATGCGGGTGGAGACCCAGGACGTGAAGGTCGACTGGAAGTGACCCGGAGGGCCACCTGGAATCAGGACAGGGCGAGCCAGGCGACCACGGCGACGACTGCGACCGCCACGATCACGCCGACAATCAGGCCGACCCGGGGTCCTGCCGCCGGAGCCGGTGCGGCGGGGCGCTGGGGGCCGCCCTCGTCAACGAAAGCGCGGAACATCTGCGTGCTGCCCGCAGGGTCATGGTTGCCCTCGGGGCCTTGGGGTGCATGGGGGTTGTGAGCCATGGCCCCTGACCCTAGCGAACGCACCTCCGGGGAGACACCCCCGGCTACTTTAAGGATTATTTGCCTCGTGTGCCCGGATTTTGTTTGGCCCGGCGACACCTCACTCGTATAGTTGCTTAGAGCAACAAAGCACGGAGGGCGCTGAGTGACCGCGACAACGGCGGAGATACCGCACCAGGCAGACGGGACCGGGACAGACACCGCACCGATGACGCATCGGCAGATCATGGAGGCTCTCTCCGGGCTGCTCCTGGGGATGTTTGTCGCGATCCTGTCGTCGACAGTCGTCTCCAACGCACTGCCGCAGATCATCTCCGACCTGGGCGGCAGCCAGAGCGCGTACACCTGGGTCGTCACGGCTTCACTGCTCGCGATGACGGCCTCCACCCCGCTGTGGGGCAAGCTCGCCGACCTGGCCAGCAAGAAGCTGCTGGTGCAGATAGCGCTCATCATCTTCGTGCTCGCCTCGGCCGGCGCGGGCTTCTCCCAGTCCACCAGCACCCTGATCGGCTTCCGTGTCATCCAGGGGGTGGGCGTCGGCGGTCTGGTCGCACTGTCTCAGGTGGTGATGGCCGCGATGATCGCGCCCCGCGAACGCGGGCGCTACAGCGGCTATCTCGGTGCCACCTTCGCCATCGCCACGGTCGGCGGACCGCTGCTCGGCGGTGTCATCACCGACACCTCCTGGATGGGCTGGCGCTGGTGCTTCTACGT
This window harbors:
- a CDS encoding M28 family metallopeptidase produces the protein MHASLRSRRRAIAALSAAALATPLLIAATASPATATSDPAHHGRKLARQLVKKTSADGAMKHMKAFQRFADANDDNRAAGTRGHELSAKYAGSLLKAAGYKVTYQDFTFTYRETVAEKLTVLTPERRDVPIKLMTYTKSTPEGGIEAPVAEVPADEDGTTGCEAEDFAAGDFTDKVALIKRGGCTFAKKQANAADAGAVGAVIYNHLDGDLNGTLGDADAARVPTGGLSKEAGDALSDEVAKGDVTVNLELIEFQEDRRTPNVIAETRGGDPDNVVMLGAHLDSVADGPGINDNGSGSAGILESALQFAKATKQWHGKHHKQPANKVRFALWTAEEVGLQGSTYYVENLSEKEREQISLYLNFDMIASPNYGLFVYDGDGSEGLSDPGPEGSSQIEYGINEFMKSQGHQPRGTAFSGRSDYGPFIEVGIPAGGTFTGAEGIKTEEQVKLWGGQAGVAYDENYHQAGDDITNLDMFAFDANIKVIANAVGNYAWDTSSLNQPVPDYDQPKGGTDSGGGLHEDHGHEVTA
- a CDS encoding type II toxin-antitoxin system VapB family antitoxin codes for the protein MIFKRIGNGRPYPDHGRESTRQWADVAPRPVRLDQLVTTKGQLDLETLLAEDSTFYGDLFAHVVKWQGDLYLEDGLHRAVRAALQQRQVLHARVLELD
- a CDS encoding LytR C-terminal domain-containing protein; amino-acid sequence: MSMLTPPGMGGKYRVTGDRYPRMRRPRSRRRIVLGAIATVSALSLIAWGTLQLISVFGGDDEKRVSAKRNRGDCKPPDEPEPRKLPQPSTITVNVYNATPRSGLAKDTAEELKKRGFKIGEIDNAPPEFDKKVKATGLLLGTPKAKKSGHLMVLGAHLAKAQTKTDKAREGKAAKSVDLIIGSGYKDLTQRREAKKVLAALASPSPKPSAAPC
- the upp gene encoding uracil phosphoribosyltransferase, with the protein product MRTHVVDHPLVAHKLTTLRDERTDSPTFRRLADELVTLLAYEATRDVRTDLVDIKTPVTATTGVRLSHPRPLVVPILRAGLGMLDGMMRLLPTAEVGFLGMIRDEQTLQASTYATRMPDDLSARQVYVLDPMLATGGTLVAAIKELIARGADDVTAICLLAAPEGVELMERELAGTPVTVVTAAVDERLNEVGYIVPGLGDAGDRMYGTAG
- the tadA gene encoding tRNA adenosine(34) deaminase TadA, producing MADPLRDPWLDPMRLALTEAVRATETGDVPVGALVLGPTGAVLGRGRNEREATGDPTAHAEVVAVREAARSVGQWRLSGCTLVVTLEPCTMCAGAIVLSRLDRVVYGATDPKAGAAGSLWDVIRDRRLNHRPEVIAGVLPGECGRLLTEFFRATGPDTDFGARPPVG
- a CDS encoding RNA polymerase sigma factor SigF, translated to MAATQTRESRSAQTRALTQLLFEQLTEQRPGTAEHSRVRGALIEANLPLVRYVASRFRSRNEPMEDIVQVGTIGLINAIDRFDPKRGVQFPTFAMPTIIGEIRRYFRDNVRTVHVPRRLHEMWVQVSGATEDLTVLHGRTPTTAEIAERLKVTEEEVLACVEAGRAYRATSLEAAQEREDGMPGIIDRLGYEDPALDGVEHRDLVRHLLVQLPEREQRILLLRYYSNLTQSQISAELGVSQMHVSRLLSRSFARLRAANPSEA
- a CDS encoding RNA polymerase sigma factor SigF; its protein translation is MSVELGSSKVLTDVIKTDAPHSDSGDPGLTELSRLPADCDAIDTRTLSRSLFLRLAALDKDSPERTYVRDTLIELNLPLVRYAAARFRSRNEPMEDIVQVGTIGLIKAIDRFDCERGVEFPTFAMPTVVGEIKRFFRDTSWSVRVPRRLQELRLALTKASDDLAQKLDRSPTVPELAACLGVSEEDVVDGLAVGNAYTASSLDSPSLEEDGNEGSLADRLGYEDSALEGVEYRESLKPLLAKLPARERQIIMLRFFGNMTQSQIGEEVGISQMHVSRLLTRTLAQLREGLIAEE